Proteins encoded in a region of the Lepidochelys kempii isolate rLepKem1 chromosome 24, rLepKem1.hap2, whole genome shotgun sequence genome:
- the ISG20L2 gene encoding interferon-stimulated 20 kDa exonuclease-like 2 isoform X3, with the protein MVLRLRPGQTLDSAVAGSMSGAGRTNEALGEPTMSDLIINLDLGLQQVPKRGTDSNQKHQRFVKRRRFLESRGFLKQKQLPPPSQHHPPKGQVSDQNSSSWERTKKKWLAEDQNSFQTDGLSHQPKIFPKANNHCRFAQPGATTDSGSPLPCFPSGARKVACRSAKASGTPGNHSTRALAGVQKASLLSEYDSGLPPVPQPGKPSKVVAIDCEMVGTGPGGRISDLARCSIVSYHGDVVYDKYIRPVDPITDYRTRWSGIKKHHMKNATPFKMAQKEILKLLAGKIVVGHAIHNDFKALKYFHPKSVTRDTSKIPLLNRKAGFPENESASLKRLTKQLLHKDIQVGKNGHSSVEDAKATMELYRVIEAEWERQLALNPEQEGHGPAGEFESDL; encoded by the exons ATGGTGTTGAGGTTACGACCCGGACAGACACTAGACTCGGCTGTAGCAGGGAGTATGAGTGGAGCAGGACGCACGAATGAAGCACTTGGGG AACCCACCATGTCGGATTTGATCATAAACTTGGACTTGGGGCTCCAGCAGGTTCCCAAGAGGGGAACCGACAGCAACCAGAAACACCAGCGCTTTGTGAAACGGCGCCGTTTCCTGGAGAGCAGAGGTTTTCTGAAGCAGAAGCAGCTGCCACCGCCATCTCAGCATCATCCTCCCAAAGGCCAAGTCTCCGATCAGAACTCCAGCTCCTGGGAGAGGACCAAGAAGAAGTGGCTCGCCGAGGATCAGAACTCTTTCCAGACAGATGGACTTTCCCATCAGCCAAAAATCTTCCCCAAGGCAAATAACCATTGTCGCTTTGCCCAGCCTGGCGCCACCACGGACTCTGGCTCCCCTCTGCCTTGTTTTCCATCAGGAGCAAGGAAAGTGGCGTGTAGATCAGCTAAGGCCAGTGGGACTCCTGGGAACCACAGCACCCGTGCCCTTGCTGGCGTGCAGAAAGCCAGCCTGCTGAGCGAGTATGACAGCGGCCTACCCCCAGTGCCCCAGCCGGGCAAGCCCAGCAAAGTGGTGGCCATCGACTGCGAGATGGTGGGTACGGGCCCCGGCGGCCGGATCAGCGACCTGGCCAGGTGCAGCATCGTGAGTTACCATGGCGACGTGGTGTATGACAAGTACATCCGGCCCGTCGACCCCATCACCGACTACCGGACCCGGTGGAGCGGCATCAAAAAACATCACATGAAGAATGCCACCCCGTTCAAAATGGCCCAGAAAGAG ATCCTGAAGCTCCTAGCGGGGAAGATCGTGGTCGGCCACGCCATCCACAACGACTTCAAGGCGCTGAAGTATTTCCACCCGAAATCAGTGACCAGGGACACGTCAAAAATCCCCCTGCTGAACCGCAAGGCTGGCTTCCCGGAGAACGAGTCGGCCTCACTGAAACGCCTCACCAAGCAGCTCCTGCACAAAGACATCCAG GTCGGCAAAAATGGCCACTCCTCGGTGGAAGATGCCAAAGCCACCATGGAGCTGTACCGGGTGATTGAAGCCGAGTGGGAGAGGCAGCTGGCGCTGAATCCCGAGCAGGA GGGGCACGGGCCAGCCGGTGAGTTCGAATCAGACCTTTAG